In Chelmon rostratus isolate fCheRos1 chromosome 4, fCheRos1.pri, whole genome shotgun sequence, a genomic segment contains:
- the pgm1 gene encoding phosphoglucomutase-1: MVKITTVKTKPYTDQKPGTSGLRKRVTVFQQNQHYAENFIQSIISVIEPAERQAASLVVGGDGRFFMKDAIQLIVQIAAANGIGHLVIGQNGIMSTPAVSCVIRKIKAVGGIILTASHNPGGPNGDFGIKYNISSGGPAPEGITNKIFEISKSLQEYHICPELKVDLSKIGKQTFEVDTFKPFTVEIVDSVEAYAEMLRGIFDFAALKELLSGASHINVRLDAMHGVVGPYVKKIVCEELGSPANSAVNCVPQEDFGGHHPDPNLTYAADLVNTMKGGEYDFGAAFDGDGDRNMVLGKHGFFVNPSDSVAVIAANITSIPYFQKTGVKGLARSMPTSGALDNVAKALQMQLYETPTGWKFFGNLMDAGKLSLCGEESFGTGSDHIREKDGLWAVLAWLSILATRKQSVEDIMKDHWQKFGRNFFTRYDYEEVDSDAANKMIKDLETAMFDPSFKGKKFSSGDKTYEVAISDNFAYTDPVDGSVSKNQGLRIIFSDGSRIIFRLSGTGSAGATIRLYIDSYEKDPQKINQDPQVMLAPLVDIALRVSQLQEKTGRTGPTVIT; this comes from the exons ATGGTGAAGATAACTACAGTGAAGACCAAGCCGTACACGGACCAGAAGCCCGGGACGAGCGGTCTGAGGAAGAGGGTGACGGTGTTTCAGCAGAACCAGCACTATGCGGAAAACTTCATCCAGAGTATTATCTCTGTCATCGAGCCTGCCGAGCGCCAGGCTGCCTCCCTGGTGGTGGGAGGGGACGGGAGGTTTTTCATGAAAGACGCCATTCAGCTGATCGTTCAGATCGCTGCAGCTAACGGG ATTGGCCATCTGGTGATTGGTCAGAATGGTATCATGTCCACCCCAGCAGTCTCCTGTGTGATCCGCAAAATAAAGGCAGTGGGTGGCATTATCCTCACAGCCAGCCACAACCCGGGAGGCCCCAATGGAGACTTTGGCATTAAGTACAACATCTCCAGTGGAG GACCGGCTCCAGAGGgcatcacaaacaaaatatttgagATCAGCAAAAGCCTGCAGGAGTATCACATCTGCCCAGAGCTGAAAGTGGATCTGTCCAAGATCGGCAAACAGACCTTTGAAGTAGACACCTTCAAGCCCTTCACAG TGGAGAttgtggactctgtggaggcCTATGCCGAGATGCTGAGGGGCATCTTTGACTTTGCTGCACTGAAAGAGCTTCTGTCCGGAGCCAGTCACATTAACGTCCGCTTGGATGCCATGCACGGAG TGGTCGGTCCTTACGTGAAGAAGATAGTCTGTGAAGAGCTGGGCTCACCTGCCAACTCAGCAGTCAACTGTGTCCCCCAGGAGGACTTTGGCGGCCACCACCCTGACCCCAACTTGACCTACGCTGCCGACCTGGTCAACACCATGAAAGGAGGAGAATATGACTTTGGAGCCGCCTTTGATGGTGATGGT GACCGTAACATGGTGCTGGGGAAACACGGCTTTTTCGTGAACCCCTCAGACTCGGTGGCTGTCATTGCTGCCAACATTACTAGCATCCCTTACTTCCAGAAGACTGGTGTCAAAGGACTGGCCCGCAGTATGCCCACCAGTGGAGCCCTGGACAA TGTGGCTAAAGCTCTGCAGATGCAGCTGTACGAAACTCCAACTGGCTGGAAGTTCTTTGGGAATCTGATGGATGCTGGCAAACTTTCACTGtgtggagaggagagcttcGGCACAG GCTCGGATCATATCCGTGAAAAGGACGGCTTGTGGGCAGTTCTTGCATGGTTGTCAATCTTAGCAACCAGGAAACAGAGCGTGGAGGACATCATGAAAGATCACTGGCAGAAGTTTGGCAGGAACTTCTTCACCAG GTATGACTATGAGGAGGTCGACTCAGATGCTGCCAACAAGATGATCAAGGATCTGGAGACGGCAATGTTCGACCCGTCCTTCAAAGGAAAGAAGTTCTCCTCAGGCGATAAGACTTACGAGGTGGCTATCTCTGACAACTTTGCCTACACAGACCCTGTGGATGGAAGTGTGTCCAAAAACCAG GGCCTCAGGATCATCTTCTCTGATGGTTCCAGGATTATTTTCCGTCTCAGCGGTACAGGCAGTGCGGGAGCAACCATCAGGCTCTACATAGACAGCTACGAGAAGGACCCCCAGAAGATTAACCAGGACCCACAG GTGATGCTGGCCCCCCTGGTGGACATCGCCCTGAGGGTCTCTCAGCTCCAGGAGAAGACTGGACGTACAGGCCCCACTGTGATCACATGA